One stretch of Niallia sp. XMNu-256 DNA includes these proteins:
- a CDS encoding adhesin translates to MIITDNAKQLLENFLKEKGKEGIRLTSIAGCCGSEFTINLSSPMETDKIEIINGIKVAFDSQVTGTEELTLDIEEGKNGSRLVLIGGSSCC, encoded by the coding sequence ATGATCATTACAGACAATGCGAAACAACTTCTAGAAAATTTCTTAAAGGAAAAAGGAAAAGAAGGAATTCGTCTTACTTCTATTGCTGGCTGTTGTGGATCGGAATTTACGATTAATTTAAGTTCACCGATGGAAACGGATAAGATTGAGATTATTAATGGAATTAAAGTGGCATTTGATTCACAAGTGACAGGCACCGAAGAATTAACCTTAGATATAGAAGAAGGCAAAAATGGTTCAAGATTAGTTTTAATTGGTGGAAGTAGCTGTTGTTAA
- a CDS encoding alpha/beta hydrolase — MKKLETVEINGSEQWIYVRTKNEDNPILLFLHGGPGAAQIYCVDRYFEKLEDDFIVVDWDQRGSGKSYNKKFSKRNLTIHQYVEDIKVLSQRLIERFNKKKIFLVGHSWGTIIGLLAVEKYPELFQYYMGIGQVVHMIEGEIRGYEFALKQAKFHHHRSNYQTLLRLGSPPYSSLYKTAQFRKVLDQYGGFRYQKTTSVWDDIKEMIASEHYRVIDIYRWLKGINDLTKHFRNEIVKINLKEQVKKVEIPVYFVMGKYDYITPCSLAEEYIDVIDSPYKKLIVVENTAHDVHFEKPETFREICMNIKFGASL; from the coding sequence ATGAAGAAGTTAGAAACGGTTGAGATAAATGGTTCTGAACAGTGGATTTATGTTCGAACGAAAAATGAGGATAACCCGATTCTATTATTTTTACATGGAGGGCCGGGAGCAGCACAAATATATTGTGTGGATCGTTATTTTGAGAAATTAGAAGATGATTTCATTGTGGTTGATTGGGACCAAAGAGGTTCAGGAAAAAGCTACAATAAAAAATTCTCGAAAAGGAATTTGACGATCCATCAATATGTTGAAGATATTAAGGTGTTATCTCAACGATTAATCGAACGCTTTAATAAAAAGAAAATCTTCTTAGTTGGCCACTCTTGGGGCACCATTATTGGACTTTTGGCAGTAGAAAAATATCCAGAGCTATTTCAATATTATATGGGAATCGGCCAGGTCGTTCATATGATAGAGGGAGAAATAAGAGGATATGAATTTGCACTTAAACAAGCAAAGTTCCATCATCATCGTTCCAATTATCAAACACTGTTAAGGCTCGGTTCTCCACCTTATTCTTCCCTTTATAAAACAGCCCAGTTTAGAAAGGTCCTTGACCAATATGGCGGATTCCGTTATCAAAAAACGACGAGTGTATGGGATGACATCAAGGAAATGATAGCGTCTGAGCACTATAGAGTGATAGATATTTATCGTTGGCTGAAAGGGATTAATGACTTGACGAAACATTTTAGAAACGAAATAGTAAAAATAAACTTAAAAGAGCAAGTAAAAAAAGTAGAAATCCCTGTTTATTTTGTTATGGGAAAATATGATTACATCACCCCCTGCTCTTTAGCTGAAGAATACATTGACGTAATCGACAGTCCCTATAAAAAATTGATTGTGGTCGAAAACACCGCTCATGACGTTCATTTCGAAAAGCCCGAAACATTTAGGGAAATTTGTATGAACATTAAATTCGGGGCGTCCCTGTGA
- a CDS encoding SDR family oxidoreductase — protein MSTIQNKVVIITGASSGIGEAVAKDLASKGAKVVLAARREERLIKLQNEINRNNGQAIYKMTDVTSPIQMEELAEAALKEYGRIDVLINNAGIMPQSKLYKKKIDEWDRMIDVNIKGVLYGIAAVLPYMREQQSGHIISLSSLAGYGVWPASSVYSATKFAVRAIMEGLRKEELRNNIRTTIVSPGAVDTELTETITDTNLKAIFEKVYQGAIEADNIARAIAFAIEQPDDVAVSELVIRPTSSEI, from the coding sequence ATGTCTACGATTCAAAATAAAGTTGTAATTATTACTGGAGCCTCTAGTGGAATTGGCGAAGCGGTTGCGAAGGATCTTGCATCTAAAGGGGCTAAGGTGGTGCTGGCTGCCCGGCGTGAAGAACGATTAATAAAATTACAGAATGAAATTAATAGAAATAACGGACAAGCAATTTATAAAATGACAGACGTGACTTCTCCGATTCAAATGGAGGAACTTGCTGAGGCAGCACTTAAAGAGTACGGAAGAATTGACGTACTGATTAATAACGCTGGGATCATGCCGCAATCAAAGCTATATAAGAAAAAAATTGATGAGTGGGACAGAATGATTGATGTTAATATTAAGGGTGTCCTGTACGGAATTGCAGCTGTCCTTCCATATATGAGAGAACAACAATCAGGCCACATTATTTCCCTATCATCTCTTGCAGGATACGGTGTATGGCCGGCAAGTTCAGTCTATAGTGCGACTAAATTTGCAGTACGTGCAATTATGGAAGGCCTTCGAAAAGAAGAGCTTAGAAATAACATTCGAACAACCATTGTTTCCCCGGGAGCTGTCGATACCGAATTAACGGAAACCATTACAGACACAAACCTTAAAGCAATATTTGAAAAAGTTTATCAGGGTGCAATCGAAGCAGACAATATCGCCCGTGCCATTGCCTTTGCTATTGAACAACCCGATGATGTAGCGGTCAGTGAGTTAGTAATTCGCCCAACAAGCTCTGAAATTTAG
- a CDS encoding YvrJ family protein, protein MDQLIPVISEVGFPIAVTLYLLYRIEAKLDVVVQSIQSLPERIKE, encoded by the coding sequence TTGGATCAACTAATTCCTGTGATCAGCGAAGTCGGTTTCCCGATTGCCGTCACCCTTTATTTGCTCTATCGGATTGAAGCAAAACTGGATGTGGTCGTCCAATCGATTCAAAGCTTGCCTGAACGCATAAAGGAATAA
- a CDS encoding DUF2922 domain-containing protein, with the protein MAKTIELHFNSSLGKVTKLTVDNPIEPIDPVKVKSVMETIIAATIFGGQSGTLISPKEARLVEHNVTEYELV; encoded by the coding sequence ATGGCGAAAACAATTGAATTGCATTTTAATAGTAGTCTTGGCAAGGTAACGAAATTAACGGTGGATAATCCAATTGAACCGATTGATCCCGTTAAAGTGAAGAGTGTCATGGAAACAATTATTGCCGCTACTATCTTTGGTGGACAATCCGGAACGTTAATAAGCCCGAAAGAAGCCCGTCTTGTTGAGCATAATGTGACTGAATATGAATTAGTTTAA
- a CDS encoding DUF1659 domain-containing protein, giving the protein MAILVAMDSKLRLVYETGIGEGGKPIYKAKSYGNIVEGVTANQLQQVAQALASLSNDPLSGIQQSELHEVI; this is encoded by the coding sequence ATGGCAATTTTGGTGGCGATGGATTCAAAGTTACGGTTGGTTTATGAAACAGGGATTGGTGAGGGTGGAAAACCGATTTACAAAGCGAAGTCGTATGGCAATATCGTAGAAGGGGTAACAGCGAATCAGCTGCAGCAAGTGGCACAAGCCTTAGCTTCCTTGTCGAACGATCCACTAAGCGGGATCCAGCAGAGCGAACTTCATGAAGTGATTTAA
- a CDS encoding helix-turn-helix transcriptional regulator, translated as MSRNIGPKRLKKYRIEKGISIYDLAEIVRADPSTISYWENGKKYPRHEKIIALEDYFERHYRDLFTDLTDHEIKVLENLEKLKRLNK; from the coding sequence ATGTCGCGAAATATTGGGCCGAAGAGACTTAAAAAATACCGTATAGAAAAAGGAATTTCTATCTATGATTTAGCAGAAATTGTCAGGGCTGATCCTTCTACTATCTCATACTGGGAAAATGGGAAGAAATATCCTAGACATGAAAAAATCATTGCTCTAGAAGATTACTTCGAAAGACATTATCGTGATTTATTTACAGACCTAACGGATCATGAAATTAAAGTCCTAGAAAATCTTGAAAAACTAAAAAGGCTTAATAAATGA
- a CDS encoding ATP-binding cassette domain-containing protein, whose product MIKLTRVSKSFSQFQAIKSVTLTIHKGEIHGIIGASGAGKSTLLRLMNLLEFPDEGKVEVNGQTLTALNNKALREARKSMGMIFQHFNLVANKTVYDNVVVPLELTHFPKNERRERVMECLQFVGLESYIDKYPAQLSGGQKQRVAIARALANQPKVLLCDEPTSSLDPHTTSDILRVLENINKSLGVTIVMVSHEMDVISSICNRVTVMADGEIYDTVSIDPKGITTKDPRPQYFIEQLTKAGEMDHA is encoded by the coding sequence ATGATCAAATTAACTCGTGTTTCGAAAAGTTTCTCGCAGTTTCAGGCGATTAAATCGGTCACATTGACCATTCATAAGGGAGAAATCCATGGCATTATTGGGGCTAGTGGAGCGGGTAAATCAACCTTGCTGCGGTTAATGAATTTGTTAGAATTCCCTGATGAAGGGAAAGTCGAAGTAAATGGTCAAACATTAACAGCACTAAATAATAAGGCGCTTCGGGAAGCAAGAAAATCAATGGGGATGATTTTTCAACATTTTAATCTCGTAGCGAATAAAACCGTGTATGACAATGTCGTTGTACCGTTAGAACTAACTCATTTTCCAAAGAATGAGCGTAGGGAACGTGTGATGGAGTGTCTTCAATTTGTTGGGTTAGAAAGTTATATAGATAAATATCCTGCGCAATTAAGTGGAGGACAAAAGCAGCGTGTAGCCATCGCAAGGGCATTAGCAAACCAACCGAAAGTTTTGTTATGTGATGAACCGACTTCTTCACTTGATCCTCATACTACGAGTGATATTTTACGGGTTTTGGAAAATATTAATAAAAGTCTTGGCGTTACCATTGTCATGGTTAGTCATGAAATGGACGTGATTTCAAGTATTTGTAATCGAGTTACGGTCATGGCGGATGGAGAAATCTATGACACGGTGTCCATTGATCCGAAAGGGATTACGACTAAAGATCCTCGTCCACAATACTTTATAGAACAACTGACAAAGGCTGGTGAGATGGACCATGCTTGA
- a CDS encoding methionine ABC transporter permease, with amino-acid sequence MLDVLVQYEAEIWRSIGETFVMVGVSILAAVVIGIPVGTLLYLYRKGNMLENRYVFSTLNLLVNIIRSFPFLLLVVFLIPFTRLVIGTAIGTTAATIPMSIIAIAHYSRLVEQSLLDVPKGVTEAAISMGASVKEVMFKFVYVEARSGLVLGLTTSIISFISYSTIMGVVGGGGIGDFAIRYGYQQFKTDLMIYVIIIMIILVQLIQFIGTTVSRVIDKR; translated from the coding sequence ATGCTTGATGTTTTAGTTCAATATGAAGCTGAAATTTGGCGGTCTATTGGAGAAACCTTTGTTATGGTCGGTGTATCGATATTAGCCGCGGTTGTAATTGGAATTCCTGTTGGGACGTTGCTTTATCTTTATCGAAAAGGGAATATGCTCGAGAATCGGTATGTTTTCTCGACACTCAATTTATTAGTCAATATTATCCGTTCTTTCCCGTTCCTATTATTAGTAGTTTTTTTAATCCCATTTACTAGACTCGTCATTGGTACTGCGATTGGTACAACGGCTGCAACTATTCCGATGTCGATCATCGCGATTGCGCATTATTCGCGACTCGTTGAGCAATCGTTATTGGACGTCCCAAAAGGGGTGACAGAGGCGGCGATTTCAATGGGGGCTTCTGTTAAGGAAGTGATGTTCAAATTCGTTTATGTTGAAGCTCGTTCTGGACTCGTCCTCGGGTTAACAACGTCCATCATTAGCTTTATATCGTATTCAACCATCATGGGAGTGGTTGGAGGCGGGGGTATTGGAGATTTTGCCATTCGGTATGGGTATCAACAATTTAAAACAGATTTAATGATCTATGTGATTATCATCATGATCATTCTTGTACAGCTCATTCAATTTATTGGAACCACGGTATCAAGAGTGATTGATAAAAGATAG
- a CDS encoding MetQ/NlpA family ABC transporter substrate-binding protein produces the protein MKKILFLIVMSLFILAACGQNNKDTNETKEQENAQDQEKVTLKVASLIPPMTEILDLVKPRLAEEGINLEVVVLGDNVQPNSSLAAKEVDANFFQHVPYMEEFNRNKGTELVPIVPIYFANYGVYSKEYDSIEDLPDGSVVAIANDISNIDRSLSLLAQHDVITLKEKTDIYYTKADIVDNPKNLKFEEVDLLMLARMYDDADAVVMTPAYAAPLGLTPKSDALLTEGVDNDFAITLVARKDNAESEPIQKLAEAMTSPEVREFLEENYDETAIPAF, from the coding sequence ATGAAGAAAATTTTATTTTTGATTGTAATGTCTTTATTTATTTTAGCGGCATGTGGCCAGAATAATAAGGATACGAATGAAACGAAAGAACAGGAAAATGCTCAAGATCAGGAGAAAGTCACCTTAAAAGTAGCTTCGTTAATTCCGCCTATGACGGAAATTCTGGATCTCGTGAAACCGAGACTTGCTGAAGAAGGGATTAATTTGGAAGTCGTTGTTTTAGGAGATAACGTTCAGCCGAACAGCTCTCTTGCAGCAAAAGAGGTAGATGCAAACTTCTTCCAACATGTGCCGTATATGGAAGAATTTAACCGAAACAAAGGTACCGAGCTTGTTCCAATTGTGCCGATTTATTTTGCGAATTATGGCGTGTATTCAAAAGAATACGATTCAATTGAGGATTTGCCAGATGGATCCGTTGTAGCGATTGCGAATGATATTTCAAATATTGATCGCTCCTTATCCTTGTTAGCCCAACATGATGTTATTACCTTAAAAGAAAAAACAGATATTTATTATACAAAAGCAGATATTGTGGACAATCCGAAAAACCTGAAGTTTGAAGAAGTAGATTTATTAATGCTCGCAAGAATGTACGATGATGCAGATGCAGTCGTGATGACGCCAGCTTATGCAGCCCCACTTGGGTTAACACCAAAAAGTGATGCTCTTCTAACAGAAGGAGTTGACAATGATTTTGCGATTACACTTGTCGCACGTAAAGATAATGCTGAATCTGAACCAATTCAAAAGCTAGCTGAAGCCATGACAAGCCCAGAGGTAAGAGAATTTTTAGAAGAAAATTATGATGAAACAGCGATTCCTGCATTTTAA
- a CDS encoding AraC family transcriptional regulator: MEDTPTSNLDQNGLTPEYIEWLHQLREKFLHGIQLGDRDFITKMEKDMAQKFGDKQLKILNRVQNDKIRSYKNILLSHNTLYSYVAEKGGLSAWQSHFISEKYAIMVEHAVTISELDKIHANMVTEYSDPTIRKSKSGNLSIVEKAVNYIEMNFTEDISVEEIASNLHVHPSHLMRSFKKEKGITISHYRNVRRIKEAKELISFSNLSMTEIAIMVGFGNPQYFSKVFKEEEGFTPVEYKKKIQK, from the coding sequence ATGGAAGATACACCTACTTCAAATCTAGATCAAAATGGGCTTACACCTGAATACATTGAATGGCTTCATCAGTTAAGGGAAAAATTCCTCCATGGAATTCAATTGGGTGACCGGGATTTTATTACGAAAATGGAAAAAGACATGGCACAGAAATTTGGAGATAAACAATTAAAGATTCTGAACAGAGTCCAAAATGATAAAATCAGATCTTATAAAAATATTTTGTTATCGCATAATACCCTCTATAGCTATGTTGCTGAAAAAGGGGGCCTGAGTGCTTGGCAAAGCCATTTCATATCAGAAAAATATGCGATTATGGTCGAGCATGCTGTAACCATTTCTGAGTTAGACAAGATTCATGCAAATATGGTGACAGAGTATTCTGATCCAACTATTCGAAAATCGAAAAGTGGCAACTTATCCATTGTTGAGAAGGCAGTCAACTATATAGAGATGAACTTTACGGAGGATATTTCTGTGGAGGAAATAGCGAGTAATCTACATGTTCATCCTTCACATTTAATGCGTTCGTTTAAGAAGGAAAAAGGGATCACCATTAGCCATTATCGAAATGTAAGAAGGATCAAAGAAGCGAAAGAATTGATCTCATTTTCCAATCTTTCCATGACCGAAATTGCTATTATGGTAGGATTTGGCAATCCGCAATATTTTTCAAAGGTTTTTAAAGAGGAGGAAGGATTCACGCCTGTAGAGTATAAAAAGAAGATCCAAAAATAA
- a CDS encoding MFS transporter yields the protein MKKFGVRDQVGYMLGDVGGSFVNLYIASFFIIFCTYVLGVSPYFMGTMFLVGKIFDAFITAIMGTLPDRFKIGKSGDKFKPWINFSKWLLAASCLLALLTCLVGILQRFIFGL from the coding sequence ATGAAAAAGTTTGGAGTCAGAGATCAAGTTGGCTATATGTTAGGAGATGTTGGTGGAAGTTTTGTAAACCTTTACATCGCTAGCTTTTTTATCATTTTCTGTACGTATGTGTTAGGGGTAAGTCCTTATTTCATGGGGACTATGTTTTTAGTAGGGAAGATTTTTGATGCATTTATTACAGCAATTATGGGAACGCTTCCAGACCGTTTTAAAATTGGAAAATCAGGTGATAAGTTCAAACCATGGATTAACTTTTCTAAATGGCTATTAGCGGCATCCTGTTTATTAGCTTTGCTGACGTGTCTAGTTGGCATTCTACAGCGATTCATATTTGGGTTGTAG
- a CDS encoding MFS transporter → MAISGILFISFADVSSWHSTAIHIWVVAVYLFFCVAYTADAIPYGSLASVITNEPVERTKLSRARSIGGMIVSVGFLSFVPTFIYDKSGNVVSEAFFYIAIVFSILSLVSYTLLLKMTTERVRDDQAFGQKPEYSFKDAFKAAFTNRPLIGMMVATLGSMLIVSGVATLAPIVFAEYYDAPSAFAINQFISMGVILVLFVFIPRLVAKFNKRNLIIVSSTFSLLASAFLTFTTIGNVYVFATLYNIATIGSFVFIMLVWALVTDCIDYTEYKTGKHYEGTLYSLYSFVRKVGMGVGAAFGSYALGWVGFVSGAKSQTQEVAEGVLKMYTALPIAAFILILIGVGLIFHLNTKRTNEMYSVLRERRAS, encoded by the coding sequence ATGGCTATTAGCGGCATCCTGTTTATTAGCTTTGCTGACGTGTCTAGTTGGCATTCTACAGCGATTCATATTTGGGTTGTAGCGGTTTATTTATTCTTCTGTGTTGCTTATACAGCGGATGCAATTCCTTATGGTTCATTAGCATCGGTTATTACAAATGAGCCGGTTGAACGGACAAAATTATCCCGTGCACGCTCCATTGGTGGCATGATTGTTTCAGTTGGGTTCTTATCGTTTGTCCCTACTTTTATCTATGATAAATCAGGAAATGTTGTTTCAGAGGCATTCTTCTATATTGCAATTGTATTTAGTATTCTCTCACTCGTGTCTTATACGTTGTTATTAAAAATGACAACTGAACGAGTTCGCGATGATCAAGCATTTGGTCAAAAGCCTGAATATAGTTTTAAAGATGCATTTAAAGCAGCCTTTACGAATCGACCGTTAATCGGCATGATGGTTGCTACTCTTGGGTCGATGCTTATTGTATCTGGAGTTGCTACGTTAGCTCCAATCGTGTTTGCTGAGTATTATGATGCACCGAGTGCATTTGCAATCAATCAATTCATTTCGATGGGTGTCATATTGGTATTATTCGTATTTATTCCTAGATTGGTAGCTAAATTTAATAAGCGAAATTTAATTATTGTCTCATCCACATTCAGTTTATTGGCATCCGCGTTTTTGACTTTTACTACCATTGGAAACGTATATGTCTTTGCGACTCTATATAATATTGCAACCATTGGATCATTCGTATTCATTATGCTTGTTTGGGCACTCGTCACAGACTGTATTGATTACACAGAATACAAAACTGGCAAGCACTACGAAGGAACCCTTTATTCTTTATATTCTTTTGTTCGAAAAGTAGGCATGGGAGTAGGAGCGGCATTTGGAAGTTACGCTTTAGGTTGGGTTGGATTCGTATCTGGAGCTAAATCTCAAACACAAGAAGTGGCAGAAGGTGTATTGAAAATGTATACAGCCTTGCCAATTGCTGCATTCATTTTAATCTTGATCGGTGTAGGTTTAATCTTTCATTTAAACACGAAGAGAACGAATGAAATGTACTCCGTTTTAAGAGAAAGAAGAGCCTCTTAA
- a CDS encoding creatininase family protein, with product MTDMRTRFLSKLTNGEVEEYLQKNDLIFVPVGVTETHGALPLDAETVLAEAIALKMAEASDGLVLHNLPYFFAGGTIMARGTVQMSVKDGMTYLYQIAKSLLNQGFRRQVYITSHGPAYITVSGMVRDFFDETKVPILYMDILKASEAVQFNLMEKFHDMNIGAYKILGRLEDVPLNVPESHSVTYDVQHMLAGMSKNPGNSLGKYAYQSGAVGSYFYEPSDHMATPLLKTFEEREAHANAGVQAINELVKALDMPGIVENLRQVDFYTKDTILPKYGEYLPK from the coding sequence ATGACAGACATGCGTACTCGCTTTTTATCTAAATTAACAAATGGTGAAGTGGAAGAATATTTACAAAAAAACGATTTGATTTTTGTTCCTGTAGGAGTAACAGAAACACATGGTGCCTTACCCCTCGATGCTGAAACAGTATTAGCAGAGGCGATTGCATTGAAAATGGCTGAGGCTTCAGATGGGCTTGTTTTGCATAACCTTCCTTATTTCTTTGCAGGCGGAACCATTATGGCAAGAGGAACGGTTCAAATGAGTGTGAAAGATGGAATGACATACTTGTATCAAATTGCCAAGTCACTATTAAACCAAGGATTTAGACGTCAGGTGTATATCACGAGCCATGGTCCAGCTTATATAACTGTAAGTGGAATGGTGAGAGATTTCTTTGATGAAACGAAAGTACCCATTCTCTATATGGATATACTAAAGGCATCAGAAGCAGTCCAATTCAACTTGATGGAGAAGTTCCATGATATGAATATCGGAGCCTATAAAATATTAGGTAGATTAGAAGATGTACCATTGAATGTTCCGGAATCACATTCAGTCACTTATGATGTTCAACATATGTTAGCAGGAATGAGTAAAAATCCAGGTAATTCACTCGGGAAATACGCTTATCAATCTGGGGCAGTAGGTTCCTATTTTTACGAGCCATCTGATCATATGGCAACACCCCTTTTAAAAACATTTGAAGAGAGAGAAGCTCACGCGAATGCAGGAGTTCAAGCAATTAATGAACTTGTAAAGGCATTGGATATGCCAGGAATTGTTGAGAATCTTCGACAAGTAGATTTCTATACAAAAGATACGATTCTTCCGAAATATGGAGAATATTTGCCGAAGTAA
- a CDS encoding sugar kinase, with product MINVLHVGKTEKKKVVTMGEIMLRLAPPNYQMIEQAQSMEVVYGGGEANVAVSLSKLGLKSSFVSKLPNNPIGLSAEHHLNQFGVSTEHMIYGGDRLGIYFLEKGFSVRPSKIIYDRNNSSFAMSTIDEYDFEETFSDADWFHISGITPALNKKLFQIAKQALIIAKEKGLTTSCDLNYRSSLWSFDKAREKMAELMEYVDVCIGVEPLQLLGENGNDLKDQLPKNPSVEDYKEIIFEIQQRFDIKYLAMTFRESLSVNRNRLQAILSDGKTIYQSSKLEVEIVDRVGTGDSFSAGLIYSLINHFEPEVAIEFATGCFALKHTIEGDMNLLTASEVEQFIKQKDSFSIRR from the coding sequence ATGATAAATGTTTTACACGTAGGAAAAACAGAAAAGAAAAAAGTCGTGACAATGGGTGAAATCATGTTGCGATTGGCACCTCCAAACTATCAAATGATCGAACAAGCACAAAGCATGGAAGTTGTTTATGGCGGGGGAGAAGCCAATGTTGCTGTATCTTTATCTAAACTTGGGTTAAAGAGCTCATTTGTTAGTAAACTGCCAAATAACCCGATAGGATTAAGTGCAGAACATCATTTAAACCAATTCGGAGTTTCAACGGAACATATGATTTATGGCGGAGATCGTCTGGGAATCTATTTTTTAGAGAAAGGCTTTTCGGTTCGACCCTCCAAGATCATTTATGATCGAAACAACTCTTCCTTTGCAATGTCAACCATTGATGAATATGATTTTGAAGAGACTTTTTCCGATGCTGATTGGTTCCATATAAGCGGAATTACACCTGCACTGAATAAGAAATTATTTCAAATTGCAAAACAAGCGCTAATCATTGCAAAAGAAAAAGGATTAACAACAAGTTGTGATTTAAATTATCGTAGTTCATTATGGTCATTTGATAAGGCACGAGAAAAAATGGCTGAATTAATGGAATATGTAGATGTTTGTATCGGCGTTGAACCGCTGCAATTGCTTGGAGAAAATGGAAACGATTTAAAAGATCAATTACCTAAAAATCCAAGTGTAGAAGATTATAAAGAAATTATTTTTGAAATCCAACAACGCTTTGACATTAAATACTTAGCAATGACATTTAGAGAGAGTCTCTCAGTAAATCGGAACCGTTTACAGGCGATTCTTTCGGATGGTAAGACCATTTATCAATCTTCGAAACTCGAAGTAGAAATTGTCGATCGTGTGGGAACTGGAGATTCTTTCTCAGCTGGTTTAATTTATTCATTGATTAATCATTTTGAGCCTGAAGTGGCGATCGAATTTGCTACAGGTTGTTTTGCACTAAAACATACAATTGAAGGAGATATGAATTTACTAACTGCTTCTGAAGTAGAACAATTTATAAAACAGAAAGATTCATTTTCCATTAGAAGATAA
- a CDS encoding YdeI/OmpD-associated family protein, which translates to MTIINKLNLTKYKNLAVLNEPDDYNFFHGYQTELLGNHDAIFIFIKTVDDMVKFTKKVIEEQLLLEKGYLFFAYPKKGNKRYVSYIHRDEIFPTLKVGEEGYVEDSDLKFSRMVGMDDVFTVVGLKREKKKMKKSTASSQCVADYEDQIQDVKNLLADHPNELKLYQELTPGYRRDWARYIFSAKQQATRDKRRSQMVDVLSQGYKTMDLYRLKKK; encoded by the coding sequence ATGACAATTATCAATAAATTAAACCTTACGAAATACAAAAATCTTGCTGTTTTGAATGAGCCTGATGATTACAATTTCTTTCACGGATATCAGACGGAGTTATTAGGGAATCATGATGCAATTTTTATTTTTATCAAGACGGTTGACGATATGGTGAAGTTTACAAAAAAAGTGATTGAAGAACAGTTGTTACTTGAAAAAGGATATTTGTTCTTTGCCTATCCGAAAAAGGGGAATAAAAGGTATGTAAGTTATATCCATCGAGATGAAATCTTTCCCACATTGAAAGTGGGGGAAGAAGGATATGTGGAAGACAGCGATTTAAAGTTTTCAAGAATGGTGGGAATGGATGATGTTTTTACGGTAGTGGGATTAAAGCGGGAAAAAAAGAAGATGAAAAAATCAACGGCTTCAAGCCAATGTGTAGCGGATTACGAAGATCAAATTCAGGATGTCAAGAACTTATTAGCGGATCATCCAAATGAGCTTAAGCTCTATCAAGAGTTGACACCAGGGTATAGGAGAGATTGGGCCCGTTATATCTTTTCCGCAAAGCAACAAGCCACACGGGATAAGCGGCGATCACAAATGGTGGATGTATTGTCACAAGGGTACAAAACCATGGATTTGTATCGTTTAAAGAAAAAATAA